Proteins encoded in a region of the Salvelinus namaycush isolate Seneca unplaced genomic scaffold, SaNama_1.0 Scaffold306, whole genome shotgun sequence genome:
- the LOC120039886 gene encoding annexin A5-like — protein MKGLGTDEDSIMKLLTSRSNSQRQQIKAAYKTLHGKDLVGDLQGELGGKFETLVVALMTPPILYDVTSLRNAIKGAGTDEKVLIEILSSRTAQQIKDITAAYRQEYNKNLEEDVTGDTSGHFRRLLVILLQASRQQGVQEGNIETDAQTLFSAGEKKFGTDEEQFITILGNRSAEHLRRVFAAYMKLAGYEMEESVQRETSGGLRDLLLAVVKCARSVPAYFAETLYYSMKGGGTDDQTLIRVMASRSEVDMLDIRADYRRLFAKSLHSAIQGDTSGDYRKALLLLCGGNDA, from the exons ATGAAGGGACTGG GAACCGATGAGGATTCCATCATGAAGTTGTTGACGTCTCGTAGCAACAGCCAGAGACAGCAGATCAAAGCTGCATACAAGACCCTGCATGGCAAG GACCTGGTAGGTGATCTGCAGGGTGAACTGGGGGGAAAGTTTGAGACTCTGGTGGTGGCTCTGATGACTCCGCCCATCCTCTACGATGTGACATCACTACGGAACGCCATCAAG GGGGCGGGGACCGATGAGAAGGTGCTGATTGAGATCCTGTCTTCTAGAACGGCCCAGCAGATTAAGGACATCACTGCTGCCTATCGCCAgg AGTATAATAAGAACCTGGAGGAGGATGTAACAGGAGACACGTCAGGTCACTTCAGGAGACTGCTGGTCATCCTGCTACAG GCCAGCAGACAGcagggggtacaggaggggaACATAGAGACTGATGCACAG actttgTTCTCTGCAGGAGAGAAGAAGTTTGGGACAGATGAAGAACAGTTCATCACCATCCTGGGGAACCGGAGCGCTGAACAtctgaggagag tgtttgCTGCGTACATGAAGCTGGCGGGGTATGAGATGGAAGAGAGTGTTCAGAGAGAGACTTCTGGAGGACTGAGAGACCTGCTACTGGCCGTGG tAAAGTGTGCTAGAAGCGTCCCAGCCTACTTTGCAGAGACTCTGTACTATTCGATGAAG ggcggTGGAACTGATGACCAGACCTTAATCAGAGTGATGGCGAGTCGTAGTGAGGTGGACATGTTGGATATCAGAGCTGATTACAGACGCCTCTTCGCCAAGTCTCTGCACTCTGCTATACAG gGTGATACCTCTGGTGACTACCGTAAGGCCCTCCTCCTGCTCTGTGGCGGCAATGACGCGTAA